A region from the Variovorax sp. RKNM96 genome encodes:
- the purL gene encoding phosphoribosylformylglycinamidine synthase — protein MTQPAPQALPVVTLFEGGSALSDFRARQLLPKLQAIEPRIEGISARFVHLVVTDAALDAAGHDRFAALLTYGEPFEAPAKAGTSVVVTPRLGTVSPWASKATDIAHNCGLALRRVERVTQYHLKLKAPLIGKAPVIEGDTLAAVAGPLHDRMTESVLATVAQAASLFSELPAQPMAQVDVQTGGREALVAANTGFGLALAEDEIDYLVEAFTRLGRNPSDVELMMFAQANSEHCRHKIFNAQFTIDGKAQPQSLFSMIRHTEKQNPQHTVIAYADNASVMEGATIERFIPASGSQNYQKDSALSHVLMKVETHNHPTAISPFPGASTGAGGEIRDEGATGRGSKPKAGLTGFTVSKLWPEDCHYGKPEHIASPLQIMTEGPLGGAAFNNEFGRPNLLGYFREYEQAVTSDLDTVQRGYHKPIMIAGGLGSIDATQTKKIQFPAGSLLIQLGGPGMRIGMGGSAASSMATGANAAELDFDSVQRGNPEIERRAQEVINHCWQQGAANPILAIHDVGAGGLSNAFPELTNDAGRGARFDLRAVPLEESGMAPKEIWCNESQERYVLAIAPESLEQFKAFCERERCPFSVVGVATEARQLLVADEGAAVQPVDMPMDVLLGKPPKMHRDVKTVARTFKPLDLTGVDLQKAAIDVLAHPTVASKRFLITIGDRTVGGLSHRDQMVGPWQVPVADCAVTLADYKGFAGEAMSMGERTPLAALDAPASGRMAVAEAITNLLAAPIELSRVKLSANWMAACGEPGEDAALYETVKAVGLELCPALGVSIPVGKDSLSMRTQWKDGDEAKKVTSPVSLIVTAFASLADVRGTLTPQLDAQEADTTLVLIDLGRGQHRMAGSILSQTLGQSGDTVPDLDDPSQLVALVNAVNALRADGKILAMHDRSDGGLFATACEMAFAGHVGVALNVDMLVTEGDGISDSRMETGDAKNWAQQVSARREELTLKALFNEELGMVLQVRTAERNDVMQVLRAHGLSAHSHFVGKTRPASSTMDAGKGKLEVWRDAKSVFSASLHDLHQVWDSVSWKIARERDNPACADAEHAAAGEPSDPGMHVFLPNAQPATPAILQSRPKVAILREQGVNSHVEMAYAFTEAGFEAYDVHMTDLQTGRADLANFKGVVACGGFSYGDTLGAGIGWARSITFNPKLAEQFKAFFGRADTFGLGVCNGCQMFAELADIIPGAEAWPRFTTNQSERFEARLSMVEVLESPSLFFAGMAGSRLPIAVAHGEGYANFKHRGDAAKAIAAMRFVDNHGQPTEQYPFNPNGSAGGLTSVTTPDGRFTAVMPHPERVFRNIQMSWTPGDRSELSPWMQIWRNARRWVG, from the coding sequence GTGACGCAGCCCGCACCTCAAGCCCTTCCCGTCGTAACCCTATTCGAGGGCGGCAGCGCGCTCAGCGATTTTCGCGCCCGGCAACTGCTGCCGAAGCTGCAGGCCATCGAGCCGCGCATCGAGGGCATTTCGGCCCGTTTCGTGCACCTCGTGGTCACCGATGCCGCGCTCGATGCGGCTGGCCATGACCGCTTCGCCGCACTGCTGACCTACGGCGAGCCCTTCGAGGCGCCGGCCAAGGCGGGTACCTCGGTGGTCGTCACGCCGCGCCTGGGCACCGTTTCGCCCTGGGCCTCCAAGGCCACGGACATCGCCCACAACTGCGGCCTGGCGCTGCGCCGGGTCGAGCGCGTCACGCAATATCACCTCAAGCTCAAGGCCCCGTTGATCGGCAAGGCGCCCGTCATCGAAGGCGACACGCTCGCCGCCGTGGCCGGCCCGCTGCACGACCGCATGACCGAATCGGTGCTGGCCACCGTCGCGCAGGCGGCCAGCCTTTTCAGCGAACTGCCGGCCCAGCCGATGGCGCAGGTCGATGTGCAGACGGGTGGCCGCGAAGCCCTGGTGGCCGCCAACACCGGCTTCGGCCTGGCGCTGGCCGAGGATGAGATCGACTATCTCGTCGAAGCCTTCACGCGCCTCGGCCGCAACCCCAGCGACGTCGAACTGATGATGTTCGCGCAGGCCAACAGCGAGCATTGCCGCCACAAGATCTTCAACGCCCAGTTCACCATCGACGGCAAGGCGCAGCCGCAAAGCCTGTTCTCGATGATCCGCCACACCGAGAAGCAAAACCCGCAGCACACGGTGATCGCTTATGCGGACAACGCCTCGGTGATGGAAGGCGCGACCATCGAGCGCTTCATTCCGGCCAGCGGCTCGCAGAACTATCAAAAAGATAGCGCCCTGAGCCATGTGCTGATGAAGGTCGAGACGCACAACCACCCGACCGCGATTTCGCCGTTCCCCGGCGCCTCGACCGGCGCGGGCGGCGAGATCCGCGACGAAGGCGCCACCGGCCGCGGCTCCAAGCCCAAGGCGGGGCTGACCGGCTTTACGGTGTCCAAGCTCTGGCCCGAGGATTGCCACTACGGCAAGCCCGAGCACATCGCGAGTCCGCTGCAGATCATGACCGAGGGCCCGCTCGGCGGCGCCGCCTTCAACAACGAATTCGGCCGTCCCAACCTGCTGGGCTACTTCCGCGAATACGAGCAGGCGGTGACGAGCGACCTCGACACGGTGCAACGCGGCTACCACAAGCCCATCATGATCGCGGGCGGCCTCGGCAGCATCGACGCCACGCAGACCAAGAAGATCCAGTTCCCGGCCGGCTCGCTGCTGATCCAGCTCGGCGGTCCCGGCATGCGCATCGGCATGGGCGGCAGCGCCGCGAGTTCGATGGCCACCGGTGCCAACGCAGCCGAGCTCGACTTCGACTCGGTGCAGCGCGGCAACCCCGAAATCGAGCGCCGCGCGCAGGAGGTCATCAACCACTGCTGGCAGCAGGGCGCGGCCAACCCGATCCTCGCGATCCACGACGTGGGCGCGGGTGGCCTGAGCAACGCCTTCCCCGAGCTGACCAACGACGCCGGCCGCGGCGCGCGCTTCGACCTGCGCGCGGTGCCGCTCGAAGAGTCGGGCATGGCGCCCAAGGAGATCTGGTGCAACGAAAGCCAGGAGCGCTACGTGCTGGCCATCGCGCCGGAATCGCTCGAACAGTTCAAGGCCTTCTGCGAGCGCGAGCGCTGCCCGTTCTCGGTGGTCGGCGTGGCGACCGAAGCGCGCCAACTGCTGGTGGCCGACGAGGGCGCCGCAGTCCAGCCGGTCGACATGCCGATGGACGTGCTGCTCGGCAAGCCGCCCAAGATGCACCGCGACGTGAAGACCGTCGCCCGCACTTTCAAGCCGCTCGACCTCACCGGCGTCGATCTGCAGAAGGCCGCCATCGACGTGCTCGCGCACCCGACCGTGGCTTCCAAGCGCTTCCTGATCACCATCGGTGACCGCACCGTGGGGGGCCTCAGCCACCGCGACCAGATGGTCGGCCCGTGGCAGGTGCCCGTGGCCGATTGCGCCGTGACGCTGGCCGACTACAAGGGCTTCGCCGGCGAGGCGATGAGCATGGGCGAGCGCACGCCGCTGGCCGCGCTCGACGCGCCGGCCTCGGGCCGCATGGCCGTGGCCGAGGCCATCACCAACCTGCTGGCCGCGCCGATCGAGCTCTCGCGCGTCAAGCTGTCGGCCAACTGGATGGCCGCCTGCGGCGAGCCCGGCGAAGACGCCGCGCTGTACGAGACCGTCAAGGCCGTGGGCCTGGAACTGTGCCCGGCGCTGGGCGTGTCGATTCCGGTCGGCAAGGATTCGCTGTCGATGCGCACGCAGTGGAAGGACGGCGACGAAGCCAAGAAGGTCACGTCGCCCGTCAGCCTGATCGTCACGGCCTTCGCCTCGCTGGCCGATGTGCGCGGCACGCTCACACCGCAGCTCGATGCGCAAGAAGCCGACACCACGCTGGTACTGATCGACCTGGGCCGTGGCCAGCACCGCATGGCGGGCAGCATCCTCTCGCAAACGCTCGGCCAGAGCGGCGACACCGTGCCTGACCTGGACGACCCGTCGCAGCTCGTGGCGCTGGTCAATGCAGTGAACGCCCTGCGCGCCGACGGCAAGATCCTCGCGATGCACGACCGCAGCGACGGCGGCCTGTTCGCCACCGCCTGCGAAATGGCCTTTGCCGGCCATGTCGGCGTGGCGCTCAACGTCGACATGCTCGTCACCGAAGGCGACGGCATCTCCGACAGCCGCATGGAAACCGGCGACGCCAAGAACTGGGCGCAGCAGGTCAGCGCGCGGCGCGAGGAGCTCACGCTCAAGGCGCTGTTCAACGAGGAGCTTGGCATGGTGCTGCAGGTGCGCACCGCCGAGCGCAACGACGTGATGCAGGTGCTGCGCGCCCATGGCCTCAGCGCACACAGCCACTTCGTCGGCAAGACGCGACCGGCCAGCTCCACCATGGACGCGGGCAAGGGCAAGCTCGAAGTCTGGCGCGATGCCAAGTCGGTGTTCAGCGCATCGCTGCACGATCTGCACCAGGTGTGGGACTCGGTCAGCTGGAAGATCGCCCGCGAGCGTGACAACCCGGCCTGCGCCGATGCCGAGCACGCCGCGGCCGGCGAGCCTTCGGACCCCGGCATGCATGTGTTCCTGCCGAACGCACAGCCTGCAACGCCCGCCATCCTGCAATCGCGCCCCAAGGTCGCGATCCTGCGCGAGCAGGGCGTCAACTCGCATGTCGAGATGGCCTATGCGTTCACCGAAGCGGGCTTCGAGGCCTACGACGTGCACATGACCGACCTGCAGACGGGCAGGGCGGACCTTGCCAACTTCAAGGGCGTGGTCGCCTGCGGCGGCTTCAGCTACGGCGACACGCTGGGTGCAGGCATCGGCTGGGCGCGCAGCATCACCTTCAACCCGAAGCTGGCCGAGCAGTTCAAGGCCTTCTTCGGCCGCGCAGACACCTTTGGCCTCGGCGTGTGCAACGGCTGCCAGATGTTCGCCGAGCTGGCCGACATCATCCCGGGCGCTGAAGCCTGGCCGCGCTTCACCACCAACCAGAGCGAACGCTTCGAGGCCCGCCTGTCGATGGTCGAGGTGCTCGAGTCGCCGAGCCTCTTCTTCGCGGGCATG